A stretch of the Notamacropus eugenii isolate mMacEug1 chromosome 2, mMacEug1.pri_v2, whole genome shotgun sequence genome encodes the following:
- the LOC140523427 gene encoding mas-related G-protein coupled receptor member X2-like, which produces MLAISFCGLVANALVLWLLGLCIKRNPFSVYILNLAGADFFYLCCQIVRSIILICDDFWDKIPSFIITLMFFFYNLGLSLLAAMSIERCLSMLFPIWYRCRRSKHTSATVCVLLWTLYLLGNLLDGYACGFLVSYPSSAMSCLAWDFFFVALLLFLVCLLCLSSLMLILKFQCHSQRKGSSRLYLLILFTILMFLICGLPLGIYWFLLCWFIDSGCALFVFQLLSCVNSSTNPLIYFFLGSFRQKRRREPLRVVLQRALKDEAEMGESKEMSPSETMDMLA; this is translated from the coding sequence ATGTTGGCCATCAGCTTTTGTGGATTAGTGGCAAATGCACTGGTCCTCTGGCTCCTGGGGCTCTGCATCAAGAGAAACCCTTTCTCAGTCTACATCCTTAACCTGGCCGGGGCTGACTTCTTTTACCTGTGTTGCCAGATTGTGCGCTCCATCATACTTATTTGTGATGACTTTTGGGACAAAATACCATCATTTATTATTActctcatgtttttcttttataatttggGCCTGAGCCTCCTGGCTGCAATGAGCATTGAGCGCTGTCTGTCCATGCTTTTCCCCATCTGGTACCGATGCCGCCGCTCCAAGCACACCTCTGCCACTGTGTGCgttctcctctggacactctACCTTCTGGGGAATCTCCTAGATGGTTATGCCTGTGGTTTCCTTGTTTCGTACCCCAGCAGTGCAATGTCATGTCTGGCatgggatttcttttttgtgGCATTGCTTCTCTTCCTAGTTTGCCTGCTATGCCTATCCAGCTTGATGCTAATCCTTAAATTCCAGTGCCACAGCCAGCGGAAGGGATCCTCCAGACTTTATCTCCTCATCCTGTTCACAATCCTTATGTTCTTGATCTGTGGCCTACCCTTGGGCATCTACTGGTTTCTCTTGTGTTGGTTTATAGATTCAGGTTGTGCCCTTTTTGTCTTTCAGCTTCTGTCCTGTGTAAATAGCAGCACAAACCCCCTAATTTACTTCTTCCTGGGTAGCTTCagacagaagagaaggagggagccCCTCAGGGTGGTCCTCCAGAGGGCCCTGAAAGATGaggcagagatgggagagagcAAGGAAATGTCCCCCTCAGAAACTATGGATATGTTAGCCTGA